One segment of Clavelina lepadiformis chromosome 2, kaClaLepa1.1, whole genome shotgun sequence DNA contains the following:
- the LOC143444863 gene encoding 3-oxoacyl-[acyl-carrier-protein] reductase FabG-like — protein MGEFQGKVVLITGASSGLGAETARLFAKEKASLSLTGRNEENLAKVAEECKALGAEEVLQIIAHFDSREGIEKTINETMKKYNKLNVLVNNAGIVYSTTINTATPEIFDDTFNINVKAPLFLTQLAMPFLEKTKGNVVNISSCSSQMCTEPELMVYCMSKAAVDQFTKTLAIEMAKKEVRVNAVNPADVPTKIFRKVLKTEDDYEKFYDTTGPMHLLHERNVTAREVADAVLFLASDRATMITGTRLNVDGGRVIAGQ, from the exons ATGGGTGAATTCCAGGGAAAAGTTGTTCTAATAACTG GGGCGTCGAGCGGACTTGGAGCTGAAACAGCAAGATTATTTGCCAAAGAGAAAGCTTCTCTCAGCTTGACTGGAAGAAATGAAGAAAACCTGGCCAAGGTTGCTGAGGAATGCAAAGCACTCGGCGCAGAAGAG GTTTTGCAgataattgcacatttcgatAGCCGCGAAGGAATCGAAAAGACGATCAATGAAACCATGAAGAAATACAACAAGCTAAATGTGTTGGTCAACAATGCAGGCATCGTTTATTCAACTACTATCAACACG GCAACGCCAGAAATCTTTGACGACACCTTCAACATAAACGTGAAGGCTCCTCTGTTCCTCACGCAACTTGCTATGCCATTTTTAgagaaaacgaaag GAAATGTGGTGAACATTTCCAGCTGTTCGAGCCAAATGTGCACAGAACCGGAACTGATGGTGTATTGCATGAGTAAGGCTGCCGTCGATCAATTCACAAAGACCCTGGCGATAG AGATGGCGAAAAAAGAGGTTAGAGTGAACGCTGTCAA TCCAGCTGATGTACCGACCAAGATCTTCCGAAAAGTTCTCAAAACGGAAGACGACTACGAGAAGTTTTACGACACGACCGGGCCCATGCATCTTCTCCACGAGAGAAATGTCACAGCAAGAGAAGTGGCGGACGCAGTGCTCTTCCTGGCATCTGACCGCGCCACAATGATAACTGGCACCCGACTCAACGTAGATGGCGGCCGAGTTATTGCAGGACAGTAG
- the LOC143444864 gene encoding 3-oxoacyl-[acyl-carrier-protein] reductase FabG-like — translation MGEFEGKVVLITGASSGLGAETARLFAKEKASLSLTGRNEENLTKVAEECKALGAEEVLQIIAHVDSREGIEKTINETIKKYNKLNVLVNNAGILYSTTINTATPEIFDDTFNINVKAPLFLTQLAIPFLEKTKGNVVNISSSSSQMSTKLELMVYCMSKAAIDQFTKSLAIEMAKKEVRVNAVNPASVPTKIFREVLKTEDDYKKYYETTGPMHLLHERNVTAREVADAVLFLASDRATMITGTRLNVDGGRVIAGQ, via the exons ATGGGTGAATTCGAGGGAAAAGTTGTTCTAATAACTG GGGCGTCGAGCGGACTTGGAGCTGAAACAGCAAGATTATTTGCCAAAGAGAAAGCTTCTCTCAGCTTGACTGGAAGAAATGAAGAAAACCTGACCAAGGTTGCTGAGGAATGCAAAGCACTCGGCGCAGAAGAG GTTTTGCAGATAATTGCACATGTCGATAGCCGCGAAGGAATCGAAAAGACGATCAATGAAACCATCAAGAAATACAACAAGCTAAATGTGTTGGTCAACAATGCAGGCATCCTTTATTCAACTACTATCAACACG GCAACGCCAGAAATCTTTGACGACACTTTCAACATAAACGTGAAGGCTCCTCTGTTCCTCACGCAACTTGCTATCCCATTTTTAgagaaaacgaaag GAAACGTGGTGAACATTTCCAGTAGTTCAAGCCAAATGTCTACTAAACTGGAACTGATGGTGTATTGCATGAGTAAGGCTGCCATCGATCAGTTTACAAAGAGCCTGGCGATAG AGATGGCGAAAAAAGAGGTTAGAGTGAACGCTGTCAA CCCAGCTAGTGTACCGACCAAGATCTTCCGAGAAGTTCTCAAAACGGAAGACGACTACAAAAAGTATTACGAGACGACCGGGCCCATGCATCTTCTCCACGAGAGAAATGTCACAGCAAGAGAAGTGGCGGACGCAGTGCTCTTCCTGGCATCTGACCGCGCCACAATGATAACTGGCACCCGACTCAACGTAGATGGCGGCCGAGTTATTGCAGGACAGTAG